The proteins below are encoded in one region of Streptomyces cyanogenus:
- a CDS encoding transglutaminase-like domain-containing protein: MELIQNTADLSAYLAADEVIDHHHPVVRETAARLAAEAADSYEYARAAYEFVRDAIPHSQDSGDLRVTWRASDVLALRTGVCHAKSHALAALLRAEDIPTALCYQRLAHDEGGHALHGLVAVRFNGAWHRQDPRGNKPGVDARFSLTGERLAWTPDPAAGELDHPVLYAEPHPLVLAALRAAPDRPHLWKTLPDSL; this comes from the coding sequence ATGGAGCTGATCCAGAACACCGCCGACCTGTCCGCCTATCTGGCTGCTGACGAGGTCATTGACCACCATCATCCGGTGGTCCGGGAGACGGCCGCCCGCCTGGCCGCCGAGGCCGCTGATTCGTATGAGTATGCGCGAGCCGCCTACGAATTCGTCCGGGACGCCATCCCGCACTCCCAGGACTCCGGGGACCTCCGCGTCACCTGGCGCGCCTCCGACGTGCTGGCCCTGCGGACCGGCGTCTGCCACGCCAAGTCCCATGCGCTCGCCGCGCTGCTGCGGGCCGAGGACATCCCCACCGCCCTGTGCTACCAGCGCCTGGCCCATGACGAAGGCGGTCACGCCCTCCACGGTCTGGTCGCCGTCCGCTTCAACGGGGCCTGGCACCGGCAGGACCCGCGCGGCAACAAACCGGGCGTCGACGCCCGGTTCTCCCTGACCGGCGAGCGGCTGGCCTGGACCCCCGACCCCGCCGCCGGGGAACTGGACCACCCCGTCCTGTACGCCGAACCACACCCGCTCGTCCTCGCCGCCCTGCGAGCCGCCCCCGACCGGCCGCACCTCTGGAAGACGCTCCCCGACTCCCTCTGA
- a CDS encoding threonine aldolase family protein, whose protein sequence is MNPAKTDARRHHDPQVRGFASDNYAGAHPEVLAALALANGGHQVAYGEDDYTGNLQGIIRSHFGATAEAFPVFNGTGANVVALQAVTDRWGAVICAESAHINVDEGGAPERMGGLKLLTVPTPDGKLTPELIDRQAWGWEDEHRAMPQVVSITQSTELGTLYTPEEIRAICEHAHAHGMKVHLDGSRLANAAASLDVPMRTFTNAVGVDILSLGGTKNGALFGEAVVVINQDAVRKMKHLRKMSMQLASKMRFVSVQLEALLAKDLWLRNARHANEMAQRLAEGVRAVHGVEVLYPVQANGVFARLPHDVSERLQKRFRFYFWDEGAGVVRWMCSFDTTEDDVDAFLAALKEEMAR, encoded by the coding sequence GTGAACCCTGCCAAGACCGACGCGCGTCGCCATCACGACCCGCAGGTCCGCGGTTTCGCCAGTGACAACTACGCCGGGGCCCACCCCGAGGTGCTGGCCGCCCTGGCCCTGGCCAACGGCGGCCACCAGGTGGCCTACGGCGAGGACGACTACACCGGGAACCTCCAGGGGATCATCCGCAGTCACTTCGGTGCCACCGCGGAGGCCTTCCCGGTCTTCAACGGCACCGGCGCGAACGTCGTCGCGCTCCAGGCGGTCACCGACCGCTGGGGTGCGGTGATCTGCGCCGAGAGTGCGCACATCAACGTGGACGAGGGCGGTGCGCCCGAGCGCATGGGCGGGCTGAAGCTGCTCACCGTGCCCACGCCCGACGGCAAGCTCACGCCGGAGCTGATCGACCGGCAGGCCTGGGGCTGGGAGGACGAGCACCGCGCCATGCCGCAGGTCGTGTCGATCACCCAGAGCACGGAGCTGGGCACCCTCTACACGCCCGAGGAGATCCGCGCGATCTGCGAGCACGCCCACGCGCACGGCATGAAGGTGCACCTGGACGGCTCCCGGCTCGCCAACGCCGCCGCTTCCCTGGACGTGCCCATGCGGACGTTCACCAACGCGGTCGGCGTCGACATCCTCTCCCTGGGCGGGACGAAGAACGGCGCGCTGTTCGGCGAGGCGGTCGTCGTCATCAACCAGGACGCGGTGCGGAAGATGAAGCACCTGCGGAAGATGTCGATGCAGCTGGCCTCGAAGATGCGCTTCGTCTCCGTGCAGCTGGAGGCCCTGCTCGCCAAGGACCTTTGGCTGCGCAACGCCCGCCACGCCAACGAGATGGCCCAGCGGCTCGCCGAGGGCGTCCGGGCGGTGCACGGTGTGGAGGTCCTCTACCCGGTGCAGGCGAACGGCGTCTTCGCCAGGCTCCCGCACGACGTGAGCGAGCGGCTGCAGAAGCGGTTCCGGTTCTACTTCTGGGACGAGGGTGCCGGGGTGGTGCGCTGGATGTGCTCCTTCGACACCACCGAGGACGACGTCGACGCCTTCCTGGCGGCCCTCAAGGAGGAGATGGCCCGCTAG